DNA from Asanoa sp. WMMD1127:
CCGAGCAGCGCGCTCGCCGGCGCGCCCGTGATGGGCAGCCGACCGCCCGCGACGGGTGGGGCGGTGTCGGTGCCGGTGGCCGGGTCGTTGACGGTGATCGCGGCCCGGTCGTTGCCCGCGCCGCCGGTGCCGGCGCCGGTCAGCCGGATCGCGCCGTCGGCCGGCCGCGCGCGGTCGATGCGCAGCTCGAAGCTGAACTCCAGGCTGGTGTCGGGATAGAGCAACGCGCCGGGCTTGCAGTGGTATGCCGCCGCGCCCGGCACCCCGGCGGCGACGGGATCGCCCGGCGGAGCGCACTCCGGCGGCACCGCGGTCGCCGTGGTGCCCGGCGGGATCGTCACCTCGACCGTGGCGACGTCGCCGCCCGGCTGCTCCGCCGCGGCCGGACCGAGGTTGCGCACGCCCACCGTCACCGGCCGCCGCTCGCCGACCGCGCCCCGCACCGCCGCGCCGAGGGCGGCCAGGTCGATCCCGTTGTGGCCGGCCACCGTCACCGACAGGCCGGTGCGGTTGTTGTGCGGCACCGTGTCGGCCTGGTCGGCCAGCAACTCGAGCTCGCCGGTCAGCGTGAGCTCGCCCTCGGTGCCCGGCTCACCACCCGAGTAGCCGTGGCCTGCGAGGAACGACTCGTAGTCGGCGGCCTCGGCCGCGGTGAACCAGGTCGCCTCGAGACCCTTGGTGCCAGGTGCGGCCGTGTCGGCGCCGAGCAGGAACGGCAGCACGGCGGTGTAGGCCGCGCCGGGCGTGAACGTGCCGTCGAACCAGCAGTTGCGGATGTGGTCGAGCACGTAGAGGCAGTTGGTGAACTTCCGGGTGGCGCGGAACGCGTAGGTCTCCGTGAAGTAGACGCTCGGCCGCTCGACCGCCACCGTGCCGGCCACGTCGACCTTGAGCGGCAGGGTGAACGACTCGCCCGGCCGGCGGGTCAGCGCGGTCGACGGGCCCGCCACCAGGTCGACGCCGGCGCCGACCCGCACCCACGAGCCGGCGGAGACGAACGGCAGGCCGGCCGCCTCGACACCCAGCTGCAGCGGACCCTCGCCGAGCGCGGCCCCGTCGACGGCGCGCACCAGCACGTCGAACTGGCCCACCAGCGGTGCGCTGCCGAGCCGGACCTGGTCGCGGTGGCAGGCCAGGACGGTCTTGTCCACAAGGGAGCAGTCGGCGCCCGCCGGGGCCACCACCTCGACCAGGTCCGCCACCGCGCCGAAGTCGTAGGTGACCACCACGTCGTCGAGGACCACGGGCTGCGCCGAGATCAGCGTCGCGCTGGCGACCATGCCCGGATGTCCGTCGGCCAGGGTGATGTCGCGCATGCTCAGCGACACGATCTCGGGCGCCGCGATGGCCGGCGCCGTGGTGAGGGCGAGCGCCGCACCCGCAGCGCCGCCAACGGCGACGAGCCGGCGGATCAGCCTGCGCAGCATCCAGCGTCCTCCCCAGGGATCGAGGCGGAGCCTAGTCACGGGAGATCACGAGCGCGATACCACTGTCGCCTACTCTGGCCGTTCGGTTGAATATCGGTGATCTTCGCAGCGCTTCGCGCCCTCGCACGCGTCGTCCTGGCAGAGCCACCCGGAGGTACGCGTGACGCCGCTGACGTACGAGGAGTTCGCCGATGTCCAACTCGGCGGGCTGCTCCGGTACGCCGTCATGCTCAGCGGTGACCCGCACCTCGCGCAGGACCTGGTGCAGGAGACGATGATCCGGGTCCAGCTCAACTGGCGGAAGGTCGTGCGGGCCGAGGCGCCGGAGCGCTACGTCCGCCGCATGATCACCAACCAGTACCTCGACTGGCGGCGCGGCTCGTGGCTCCGGCGCGTGCTGCTCCGGGCCGAACCCGACGAGTCGGCCACGGTCGTGCCGGTCGACCACGCCCAGGTCACCGCCGACCGGGACCAGATCTGGTCCTGGCTGGCCCGGTTGCCCAAGGCGCAACGCGCGGCGCTGGTGCTGCGTTACTACGAGGACCTGCCCGATGCCGAGATCGCCGAGATCCTCGGCTGCGCGGTCGGCACGGTGCGTTCGTCGATCTCGCGGGCGCTCGCGACGCTGCGGGCGGAGATGGTGGAGACAAGCCCATGATCGAAGAGCGACTACGGGAGACGTTCGACCGGCACGAGCCGCTGGTGCCGCCGTCGGCGCCGCTGCGGGCGGCCATCGACGGCGCGGTGCGGCGCCGCCGCCGGCGGCACCGGATCGGCCAGCGGCTGGCCGCCGCCGCGCTCGCCCTGGTCGCCATCGGGTCCGTCCCGCTGGCGCTGCGTGACAAGGTCGAGCCGCCGTCGATCGCCGAGCAGCTGTTGCCGGGCAGCGCGGCCGTGGTCGACCGGCCGCTGACCGTCGCCGTGCTCGGGGTCGACGACGACGGCGGGCGCAGCTACCGGGCCGACACCGTGCTGCTGGTGCACGTGCCCGCCGCCAGCCACACCGCCTACCTGCTCTCGCTGCCGGGCGACCTGCTGGTGGAGATACCGGGCAAGGGGCGGGCCCGGCTCGGCGAGGCCTTCTACTTCGGCAGCCAGCGGCGGGGCGACGGGCCGGATCTCGGCGCCGGCGCGGCGTTGACGGCCGGCACGATCACGGCGACCACCGGCCTGCCGATCGACGCGACCGTGAGCGTGCGCTACTCGGGGCTGCGGGCGGTGACGGACGCCCTCGGTGGCGTGGAGATCTGCACGGACCGGGTGGTGACCTCGCGTCACAGCGGGCGGGTCTATCCGGCCGGCTGCCAGCGGCTCGACGGGCGGGCGATGCTCGACCTGCTGCGCCAGCGCTACGGCCTGCCGCACGGCGCCTACGACCGGGACGCCAACGGTCGGGCGTTCGTCCGGGGGCTGCTCGGGGCGGATGCCCGGGACCCCGTGCGGTTGGCCCGCGTGGTGCAGGCCGCCGCCGGCGGGATCGACGTGGCGGGCAGCGGCGTCAGCACCCCGGAGCTGCTGCGCGTGGCCACCGGGATCGAGACGGTCAGCTCGATCGACATCGGGTCGACGTTCCGGGGCACCACCATCGACCGGGTCTCCTACCAGCGGCTCGATCCCGCGCTCAGCGCGCCGGTGTTCGCCGCGATCAAGGAGAACCGGCTCGCCGCCTGGGTCACGGCCAACCCCCGGCAGGTGCGCTAGCGATAGAAGTCGTCGTCGGGCCCGACGCCCCGGGCCTGTTCGACGGCGTCTCCCTCGGAGACCTCCGGGCCGTCGGGGCCGAGGCGAACGGGCTCGTCGCCCGGGTCGTCGCGGTCGGAACCGGCCGGGGTGGCCTGCTCCGTCGCGTCGGCCTCGTTGGCTTCCGGGTCACGCTCGTCGAGTGTGCGGTCGGGCTCGGTCATCGGCGCCGCCTCCTTCCCTGTTCACCGTACGGCGGGTCCGCGCCGCCGGCTCGGCAAACCTGGGGCACCTCGACGTGCGGCCCGGTGCCACGATGGGGCCATGGGAATGCTGATCCGGGTGATCATCAACGCGATCGCCCTGTGGATCACGACGCTGGTCGTGCCCGGCATCGACGTGGGCGGCGACACCGCCGGCCACACCGCGCTGACCATCCTCGTCGTGGCGGTGATCTTCGGGGTCCTCAACGCGATCCTGAAGCCGATCATCAAGGTCGTCGGGTGTGTCTTCTACATCCTGACGCTGGGCCTGATCGCCCTCGTCGTCAACGCGCTGCTCTTCCTGCTCACCGACTGGATCGGCCACCAGTTCGACCTGCCGTTCGACATCGACGGGTTCTGGCCCGCGTTCTGGGGCGCGATCGTCATGGCCGTGGTGAGCTGGGTGCTGAGCCTCGTCGTGCCGGAGCCCCGCGGCGACGCCGACTGACCTGCCTGTCAGGGCGTTCCGCGGTTGCGGGATACTTCCCTGTGGAGGACAGCGCGGTCCGGCATCCGTGACCGGATAAGACAAGGAGCGGCAGACATGCCCATCGCTTCGCCCGAGGTGTACGCCGAAATGCTCGATCGCGCCAAGGCCGGCGCGTTCGCGTACCCCGCCATCAACGTGACGTCCTCGCAGACCCTCAATGCGGCGCTGCGCGGGTTCGCCGAGGCGGAGAGCGACGGCATCATCCAGGTCTCGACCGGTGGTGCCGAATACCTCTCCGGGCCGACCGTCAAGAACATGGTGACCGGGGCCGTCGCCCTCGCCACCTACGCGCACGAGGTCGCCAAGAACTACCCGGTCAACATCGCGCTGCACACCGACCACTGCCCCAAGGACAAGCTCGACTCGTACGTCCGGCCGCTGCTCGCCATCTCCCGGGAGCGCGTGGGCCGTGGCGAGACGCCGCTGTTCCAGTCGCACATGTGGGACGGCTCCGCGGTGCCGCTGGAGGAGAACCTCGACATCGCGGCCGAGCTGCTCGACGAGGCGGCCGCGGCGCACATCGTCCTCGAGATCGAGGTCGGTGTGGTCGGCGGCGAGGAAGACGGCGTCGAGAACGCGATCAACCACAAGCTCTACACCACGGTCGAAGACGGCCTGGCCATGGTCGACAAGCTCGGCCTGGGCGAGAAGGGCCGCTACATGGCCGCCCTGACCTTCGGCAACGTGCACGGCGTCTACAAGCCGGGCAACGTCAAGCTCCGCCCGGAGATCCTCAAGGAGATCCAGGACGCCGTCGGCGCCCGCTCCGGCAAGGACAAGCCGCTCTCGCTGGTCTTCCACGGCGGCTCCGGCTCGCTGCTGTCCGAGATCCGCGAGGCGCTCGACTACGGCGTGGTCAAGATGAACATCGACACCGACACGCAGTACGCGTTCACGCGGCCGGTCGCCGACCACATGCTCAAGAACTACGACGGCGTGCTCAAGATCGACGGTGAGGTCGGCAACAAGAAGACCTACGACCCGCGCGCCTGGGGCAAGTCGGCCGAGGCCGGCATGGCCGAGCGGGTCTCGCACGCCTGCGAGAACCTGCGCTCGACCGGCACCACGCTCTCCAAGTAACCCGTTCGGAGCCCGGTCCCTCCAGGGGCCGGGCTTCGTTTTGTGGTCTCCTGACCGATTTCGGTACGATCGACCGATGTCTGTGGCATTGGCGCTCGAGGGCTACGCGCCGCAGTGGCACCACAAGGCCCGCACCCTGGCCGCCGTTCACCGCGCCCGGTGCAGCCGGCTGATCGGCCGCGCGCTGGCCGGGGCGTGGGTGCTGTGGGACGAGGACCGGCAGTCCTGGTTCGCGGAGGGCCCGGTGATCCTCGGCTTCGGCGACACTAACGTCGAGATCACCCACCGCAAGTTCGACGAGTGCGGCATCACCTGGGACCAGGTCGACATGTCGACACCGTTGGACTGGCCCGGTCTGCGGCTCGACTGGCGGGCCGGCGCGCATCCGGCCCTGGCCGCGGTGACCGGACGCCGGCTCCGCGAGGTCAATGTGATCGAGCGGATCATGCCGAACCGGTGGCGCCCCCGGCTGCTCGACGCGATCGAGTTCCGCTTCGAGGGCGCCCGGCTCGCCGTCTACAACGCGATGGACGAGAACGGCCTCTCCACCCGCCCGGAGGTCACCTGGCCGATCGGGTTCTGGCGGCGGGTGCCGATCGCTTGAGCGATACGGTGCACGCGTGACGACAAGCGCTTCGCTGACTCTCGAGGAACTCGCCGACATCGCCGAGGAGGCCAGCGCCCACGGCGACCTCAAGGCGGCCGCCGCCGAGCTGGTCGCCGCCGTCGACGACGCACGCCTGGCCGACAGCCGCGACGTGCCGGCCGCGCTGGGCATCGCGGCCGAGCTGCTCGACAACGCCGACGACCAGGCCGGCAGCCTCGTGCTGACCGAGCGCGCGATCGAGGTGCACCGCGCGATGGGCTCGGCCGCCGAGCTGCCGCGAATCTTCCGCGCCAGGCTGCTGTTCGGGCTCGGCCGGTCCGAGGAGGCCATGGCCGAGCTGACCGCCCTGCGGCCGCGTCTGCTGCACGACGCCGAGGTGCCGGCGGAGATGACGGAATCGCTCCTGGCCGGTGGACACGGAAAGACCGCCCTCGACTGGTTGACCGAGGCGGCGCGCGAGGCGCGCGACGCGTTCATGCGCACGACTTCGTTCGACGACGACGGTGAGCAGGCGACCGCCGTGCTCTTCGCCCTGTTGACGGAGCGCCACCACCTTCGCCACGACCTCGATCTGCCGCACGACTCGCTCGACGAGATGGCCGAAGAGCTGGAAGAAGAAGCGGAACGCGTCGAGCGGGCACGACTCGCGGAGGCGCTCGCCACGCCAGTGCTCTTCTTCCCTCGCGAAGAGTTCGTCGGGCTCGGCGAAAGCGTTCCCGGCATGGCGGCCTCCTGGGACGCGCACCGTGGCGACGTGGAGCGCCTCCTGGTGGCGCGCTCCGACGCAGGGCTCGGCATCGGCTGCGAGGTGGTCCCGGGCTCGGCCACCGAGCTGACCTCGCGGGTCGACCGCGCCGACGGCGGCGACCTCGACGACACCCTGGCCGACTACGCCAGGGACCTCGACGAACGTGGACTGGCTCGGTCCTGGCCGCCGGCCCGCAACGACGCCTGCTGGTGTGGCTCGGGCGCGAAATACAAGAAGTGCTGCCTGCCGAGATCGCGCGCTTGAGCCTCAGGCCGGCTTCGTCAGCACCTTGACGGCCTCCTGCACGTCGTCGGTGACGTGGATCGTGTCGGAGAGGTCGCCGAAGCGCGACAGGGCCATCAGCGGGCGGAGCAGCGACTCGATCGGCAGCGTCCGGGTCCAGTAGGCGCTGTCCAGGAACACGTAGGCGCCGCTGGCCCCGTCGGTGCCGTAGAAGGTCTTGGTCGCCGCCTGGAAGACCTCCTGCACCGTGCCGGCCCGGCCGGGGGCGAACACGATGCCGCCGCGGGCCAGCCGCAGGATCATGTCCTCCCGGATCGCGTTGGAGAAGTACTTCGCGATCCGGCCCGCGAACAGGTTGGCCGGCTCGTGCCCGTAGAGCCAGGTGGGGATGGCCAGGCCACCCTGGCGCGGCCAGTCGTCGCCGGTGGGTGCGAACCGCTCCCGGACCCGCAGCGCCGCCGCGGTGAACGGGTCGTGGTCGAGGAAGTCGGGCGCCGTCGCCAGCTCGTCGATCGCGCTGGTCAGGTCGTCGGCCGAGCGCGTGGAGAGGAACGAGCCGAGGTTGGCCGCCTCCATCACGCCGGGGCCGCCGCCGGTGACGACGAGCTGGCCGGCCCGGGTCAGCTCCCAACCCAGGGTCGCGGCGAGGCGGTACGCGGCCGAGCCGCGCGGCACCGCATGGCCGCCCATCACGCCGACCACCGTGTCGGCGCCGTGCTCGGCGATCCACGCGCGGGTCACATCGGCCAGGCCATTGTCGATCGCGTGGTCGTGGAGCCGCTGGGCGAGCGCTTCGCGCACCTCCGGCGTCCCGCCACCGGTCGCCCGGAAGTGCTCGTAGACCACCGTGTCGTACATGCCCGCGAAGCCGCCCGACGCGAAGCCGGCCGACAGGTCGGTCGGGGTGTAGAGGCGCGACGGGTGCGTCGGATAGGGCAGCGCGGGGAAGCCCGGTATGACGTGCGCACCGCGCAGGACCAGCGCGGCCTCGACCTCCGGGGTCTCGAACTGGCAGCCGATGAACAGCGCGCCGGTCAGGTGGACGTCGGCGAGCTGCGGGATCGGGTCGCGGTCGAGGCGCAGGCCCTGCACGGTCAGGCCGGCGAGACTGCCGCGGCGCAGGTGGTGGTCGAGCTCCTCCCGCGACTCGATCTCGTCGGGGGTCGAGTCGGGCAGGGCGACGATGTCGGCGGGGGGTGGGGTGGGCACGTCCCACAACGTACGCGAGGGCCCGGCGGCCGCCGAGCCCTCGCACCGGGTCCTGGGGAGGCTCCGGACTTCTATTTGTAGTCCTGGGCGCTCGTCCACACTTCGGCCGCACGCGTGACGAAAGCCTCAGCCGTTCAGTCAACGTCGCCCGCCGGTGGCGCGGTTGAATGTGCAGATGCAGAACCTGATGCCCGAGCCGCCGGCCACCTTCCTCCCGGTTGACGAGGCCGCCGCGGCCGCGCTGGAGGCGGCCGCGAAGGACGGCAGCGAGGCCGCCTACGAGCAGGCCGCGGCCGCGCATCCGACCTCGAGCGCGGCCTGGGCGGCGCTGGCCCAGCGGGCGTTCGACCAGGGACACGCGGTCACGGCGTACGCGTACGCCCGCACCGGCTACCACCGCGGTCTCGACCAGCTGCGCCGCAACGGCTGGAAGGGGCACGGCCCGGTGCCCTGGTCGCACGAGGGCAACCGGGGCTTCCTGCACAGCCTCTACGTGCTGTCGAGGGCGGCCGACGAGATCGGCGAGTCCGACGAGGCGGCGCGGTGCGCCCAGTTCGTCCGCGACTGCGACCCGGCCGCCGCGGACGCGCTGAGCTAGAGCCCTTCCGCCACCGCCGCGGCGATCTTCAGCCAGGCGTCGCGGCTTTCCTTGCTGACACCGGCGTACCGGATGGGTTCGCCGGTGTCGATCAACCGCTCGTAGGGCGCGAGCAGCACCGCCCGGGTGCGTGCCGCGAAGTGGCTCTCGATCGGCGGCAGGTCGATCTCGCGCCGGGACGGCGGCATCGAGACCACGGTGACCGCCTGCCGGACCAGCCGGTGCCGGCCCGTCTGCTCCAGGTGGTCGAGCATGCGGGCGGCGGTCTCCGCGGAGTCGTTACGCGCTGACATCGTCACCACGAGCTGGTCCGTCGCGTCGATCGCGGCCTGCCAGTTCTGCGCGCGTACGTTGTTGCCGGTGTCCACGAAGATCAACTTGTAGAAGCGGCTGACCACGTCCCGGATGTGCGCGAACGCGGCCGCGGTCAGCATCTCGCCCGCCGTGGCCGACTCGTCGGACGCGAGCACGTCGAACATGCCCTCGCCCTGCGCCCGCACGTACTGCGAGAGGTCGCCGACCCGCCCGTGCGCCCCACGGAACTGGGCCAGGTCGCGCATCAGGTCGCGCACCGTGCGGTTGTGGAAGTCCTGCTGGGCGCGCATGCCGAGGGTGCCCTGGGTCTCGTTGTTGTCCCAGGCCAGCACGTAGCCGCCGCGCTTCTGCCCGAACGTCATCGCCAGCAGCAGGATCGCCACCGTCTTGCCGGCGCCGCCCTTGGGGTTGACCACGGTGACCTGCCGCAGCCCACCGAAGTTGCGGCGGATGGTCTCGATGTCCTGGCGGCGCTCGCGCTCGTGCGCGCCGGGCGGCAGCTTGACCAGCCCGCTGCGGTTGAGCACGGCCCGCATGCCGGTCGTGGCGACCGGGTCCGCCGGGCGCAGCGCCCGGCGGCGGGCGAAGTCGTCGGCGGTCGGCACGGCGCCGTCCGGCGTCCACTCGGTGCGCGGGTTGGCGGTGGCGGGCGCCGTCGACGGCGCCGGCATCCGGTAGACACCCTGCTGCGGCACCTCGACCACGCCCGGCGCGATCTCCTGCGGTTGCTGCTGGTGGACCGCGGAGATGTCCGGGGGGAGCGGGTGCTCGTGCGGCTCGTCGGCCGCCGGCGGCCCGGCGTCCGCCGGGCGGACCGGGGCCTGGCCGGCCGGCGGCGGTGGCGGGGCGTCCGGCGGGCGGACCGGGGCCTGGCCGGCGGGCGGTGGCGGCGCGGCCGGTTGGTCCGCCGTGCGGACCTGGGCCTGGCCGGCGGCGGGAGGTGCCGGCGGCCGCTGCGGCGGTTGCGCCCACGGCGTGCCGGCGACCTGGCCGTCACCGTTGCGCTGCATCGGCACGGCCGCCGTCTGCTGCGCCGGGCCGCGCTGCTCGGGCGGCGTGGCGGACTCTTGCTGTGCGGCTGGAACCGGCCCGCCGGCGGGGACCGACGCGGAGCCGG
Protein-coding regions in this window:
- a CDS encoding SigE family RNA polymerase sigma factor; amino-acid sequence: MTPLTYEEFADVQLGGLLRYAVMLSGDPHLAQDLVQETMIRVQLNWRKVVRAEAPERYVRRMITNQYLDWRRGSWLRRVLLRAEPDESATVVPVDHAQVTADRDQIWSWLARLPKAQRAALVLRYYEDLPDAEIAEILGCAVGTVRSSISRALATLRAEMVETSP
- the fbaA gene encoding class II fructose-bisphosphate aldolase; translation: MPIASPEVYAEMLDRAKAGAFAYPAINVTSSQTLNAALRGFAEAESDGIIQVSTGGAEYLSGPTVKNMVTGAVALATYAHEVAKNYPVNIALHTDHCPKDKLDSYVRPLLAISRERVGRGETPLFQSHMWDGSAVPLEENLDIAAELLDEAAAAHIVLEIEVGVVGGEEDGVENAINHKLYTTVEDGLAMVDKLGLGEKGRYMAALTFGNVHGVYKPGNVKLRPEILKEIQDAVGARSGKDKPLSLVFHGGSGSLLSEIREALDYGVVKMNIDTDTQYAFTRPVADHMLKNYDGVLKIDGEVGNKKTYDPRAWGKSAEAGMAERVSHACENLRSTGTTLSK
- a CDS encoding chromosome partitioning protein, whose product is MVDDSDRVYRPSGNGAAHWEGAEQPWPPEEPAPGSADQASAEPGAPVHGGPPVPPPPPPIRVPAPPAPPPINRPGMATPVSPPAAGFPPPPATSRPAPPAHGGPAAPIYRPPAPPQPGPAYPPPANRQPSPAPGQPVAPPTVAAHGRPIAQPTAPQAGPGQGQPAGSHTGPQGQPTAPHPGQGHGQPTAPHAQPAAPQAEQPTAPGRPMSPAPAPVPGPASTATGSASVPAGGPVPAAQQESATPPEQRGPAQQTAAVPMQRNGDGQVAGTPWAQPPQRPPAPPAAGQAQVRTADQPAAPPPPAGQAPVRPPDAPPPPPAGQAPVRPADAGPPAADEPHEHPLPPDISAVHQQQPQEIAPGVVEVPQQGVYRMPAPSTAPATANPRTEWTPDGAVPTADDFARRRALRPADPVATTGMRAVLNRSGLVKLPPGAHERERRQDIETIRRNFGGLRQVTVVNPKGGAGKTVAILLLAMTFGQKRGGYVLAWDNNETQGTLGMRAQQDFHNRTVRDLMRDLAQFRGAHGRVGDLSQYVRAQGEGMFDVLASDESATAGEMLTAAAFAHIRDVVSRFYKLIFVDTGNNVRAQNWQAAIDATDQLVVTMSARNDSAETAARMLDHLEQTGRHRLVRQAVTVVSMPPSRREIDLPPIESHFAARTRAVLLAPYERLIDTGEPIRYAGVSKESRDAWLKIAAAVAEGL
- a CDS encoding LCP family protein, with product MIEERLRETFDRHEPLVPPSAPLRAAIDGAVRRRRRRHRIGQRLAAAALALVAIGSVPLALRDKVEPPSIAEQLLPGSAAVVDRPLTVAVLGVDDDGGRSYRADTVLLVHVPAASHTAYLLSLPGDLLVEIPGKGRARLGEAFYFGSQRRGDGPDLGAGAALTAGTITATTGLPIDATVSVRYSGLRAVTDALGGVEICTDRVVTSRHSGRVYPAGCQRLDGRAMLDLLRQRYGLPHGAYDRDANGRAFVRGLLGADARDPVRLARVVQAAAGGIDVAGSGVSTPELLRVATGIETVSSIDIGSTFRGTTIDRVSYQRLDPALSAPVFAAIKENRLAAWVTANPRQVR
- a CDS encoding SEC-C domain-containing protein, translated to MTTSASLTLEELADIAEEASAHGDLKAAAAELVAAVDDARLADSRDVPAALGIAAELLDNADDQAGSLVLTERAIEVHRAMGSAAELPRIFRARLLFGLGRSEEAMAELTALRPRLLHDAEVPAEMTESLLAGGHGKTALDWLTEAAREARDAFMRTTSFDDDGEQATAVLFALLTERHHLRHDLDLPHDSLDEMAEELEEEAERVERARLAEALATPVLFFPREEFVGLGESVPGMAASWDAHRGDVERLLVARSDAGLGIGCEVVPGSATELTSRVDRADGGDLDDTLADYARDLDERGLARSWPPARNDACWCGSGAKYKKCCLPRSRA
- a CDS encoding DUF3151 domain-containing protein: MQNLMPEPPATFLPVDEAAAAALEAAAKDGSEAAYEQAAAAHPTSSAAWAALAQRAFDQGHAVTAYAYARTGYHRGLDQLRRNGWKGHGPVPWSHEGNRGFLHSLYVLSRAADEIGESDEAARCAQFVRDCDPAAADALS
- a CDS encoding phage holin family protein: MGMLIRVIINAIALWITTLVVPGIDVGGDTAGHTALTILVVAVIFGVLNAILKPIIKVVGCVFYILTLGLIALVVNALLFLLTDWIGHQFDLPFDIDGFWPAFWGAIVMAVVSWVLSLVVPEPRGDAD